Proteins from a genomic interval of Lycium ferocissimum isolate CSIRO_LF1 chromosome 2, AGI_CSIRO_Lferr_CH_V1, whole genome shotgun sequence:
- the LOC132045457 gene encoding mediator of RNA polymerase II transcription subunit 16 isoform X5: MQMNNQQQPPVVIKDSEEADSSSVITTTTTTNSLEPSNKEPEEDDHTAAIVATMTEKEVSSIDDDPMEEDSVNPATVFCIRLKQPRSNLLHKMSVPELCRNFSAVAWCGKLNAIACASETCARIPSSNANLPFWIPIHIVIPERPTECTVFNVIADSPRDSVQFIEWSPTSCPRALLIANFHGRITIWTQPSQGSANLVRDASCWQREYEWRQDIAVVTKWLSGVSPYRWLSTRTGGPAKSTFEEKFLSQQPQSPAGWPNFLCVCSVFSSGSVQLHWCEWPPNQKGAPSKWFCTSKGLLGAGPSGIMAADAIITDSGAMHVAGVPIVNPSTVVVWEVTPGPGNGFQATPKTSVSNGVPLSPNPPCWDGFAPLAAYLFSSQEYLLQEAKQGKKLTEQHYSDMVTLHCSPVSNFSAYVSPEAAAQSTATTTWGSGVTAVAFDPTRGGSVIAVVIVEGQYMSPYDPDEGPSITGWRVQRWESSVEDVVLHQIFGNPTSSFGGQAPKQTVWVSKVIKCIPAGNDFKRPPAVGAGPVPNGRNMADSGVEMGKRVSFDPFDLPSDVRTLARIAYSAHGGEIAVAFLRGGVHVFSGPSFTPVDSYHIDVGSAIAAPAFSSTSCCSASVWHDTSRDCTILKIIRVLPPAVPSNQVKANSANWERAIAERFWWSLLVGVDWWDAVGCTQSAAEDGIVALNSVIAVLDADFHSLPSTQHRQQYGPSLDRIKCRLLEGTNAQEVRAMVLDMQARLLLDMLGKGIESALTNPSALVREPWQASGETLFGIDPEAMAVEPALVPSIQAYVDAILDLASHFITRLRRYASFCRTLASHAVTAGTGGSRSMVTSPTQSASSPATSQGAQGGTASSTGSTQMQAWVQGAIAKISSTADSVPSSAPNPITGPSTFMPISINTGTFPGTPAVRLIGDCHFLHRLCQLLHFCFFFRGTQLPRFMGAAQRNADSSMQKPQPSLPGKAEDSGAKPTPGGQVGTGAKVSEEGPSKRSRIGSGNAGQGYTYEEER, encoded by the exons ATGCAAatgaacaatcaacaacaaccacctgTTGTTATAAAAGACTCTGAAGAGGCAGATTCTTCTTCtgttattactactactactactactaattcTCTAGAACCTTCTAATAAGGAACCGGAAGAAGACGATCATACGGCTGCAATTGTGGCGACGATGACAGAGAAGGAGGTTTCGTCTATCGATGATGATCCGATGGAGGAGGATTCTGTTAATCCAGCTACTGTATTTTGTATCAGGCTTAAACAACCTAGGTCTAATTTGCTTCATAAAATGAGTGTTCCCGAACTTTGCCGCAATTTCAG TGCTGTTGCATGGTGTGGAAAGCTAAATGCAATAGCTTGTGCGTCCGAAACATGTGCAAGGATTCCAAG TTCAAATGCAAATCTACCTTTCTGGATCCCTATACATATAGTCATTCCAGAGCGACCAACTGAGTGCACCGTGTTCAATGTTATAGCAG ATTCCCCTCGTGATTCCGTCCAATTCATTGAATGGTCTCCTACTTCGTGTCCGCGTGCACTGCTTATAGCTAACTTTCATGGGAGAATAACAATCTGGACTCAGCCTTCTCAA GGTTCAGCTAATCTGGTACGAGATGCTAGTTGTTGGCAGCGAGAGTACGAATGGCGTCAAGATATTGCAGTTGTTACAAAGTGGTTATCAGGAGTTTCTCCG TATAGGTGGCTTTCAACAAGAACCGGTGGTCCCGCTAAGTCAACGTTTGAGGAGAAATTCCTTTCACAGCAACCACAATCTCCAG CTGGCTGGCCAAATTTTCTGTGTGTATGCTCTGTCTTCTCATCAGGATCTGTTCAGCTCCACTGGTGTGAATGGCCACCTAATCAGAAGGGTGCACCATCAAAGTGGTTTTGCACAAGCAAAGGGCTATTGGGAGCTGGTCCTAGTGGCATCATGGCTGCTGATGCTATCATAACAGACTCTGGAGCAATGCATGTTGCTGGAGTTCCCATTGTCAATCCATCAACCGTTGTCGTCTGGGAGGTGACACCTGGCCCTGGTAATGGATTTCAAGCAACTCCGAAGACTAGTGTGAGCAATGGGGTTCCACTGTCGCCTAATCCACCTTGTTGGGATGGATTCGCCCCTTTAGCTGCATATTTGTTTAGCTCGCAGGAGTATTTGTTACAAGAGGCTAAGCAAGGCAAAAAACTAACTGAACAACATTACAGTGACATGGTGACTCTTCATTGTTCACCAGTTTCCAACTTTTCTGCATATGTTAGTCCTGAAGCTGCAGCTCAATCCACAGCCACCACGACATGGGGTTCTGGTGTTACTGCAGTTGCTTTTGATCCGACCCGTGGTGGTTCTGTGATAGCTGTTGTGATTGTTGAGG gacAATACATGTCGCCTTATGATCCTGATGAAGGCCCTTCAATCACAGGATGGAGGGTTCAACGTTGGGAATCATCTGTGGAGGATGTTGTCCTCCACCAAATATTTGGAAATCCCACGTCCAGCTTTGGTGGCCAGGCACCAAAACAGACAGTATGGGTGAGTAAAGTAATTAAATGTATCCCAGCAGGAAATGATTTTAAGAGACCCCCAGCAGTGGGAGCCGGACCAGTTCCTAATGGAAGAAACATGGCTGACTCTGGTGTTGAGATGGGAAAGAGGGTCAGTTTTGATCCCTTTGATCTTCCAAGTGATGTTAGAACCCTTGCCCGTATTGCGTATTCTGCTCATGGTGGTGAGATAGCTGTCGCTTTTCTACGAGGCGGCGTTCATGTATTCTCAGGTCCAAGCTTCACCCCTGTTGATAGCTACCATATTGATGTTGGATCTGCCATTGCTGCTCCGGCCTTCTCTTCAACGAGTTGCTGCTCAGCTTCTGTTTGGCATGATACCAGCAGAGATTGTACGATATTGAAGATTATTCGAGTTCTTCCTCCTGCTGTTCCAAGTAATCAGGTGAAAGCCAACTCTGCGAATTGGGAACGTGCAATTGCTGAGAG ATTTTGGTGGAGTCTTTTGGTTGGAGTTGATTGGTGGGATGCTGTGGGATGCACACAAAGTGCTGCGGAGGATGGTATTG TTGCTTTGAACAGTGTCATTGCTGTACTGGATGCAGATTTCCATTCCCTTCCTTCAACTCAGCATAGACAGCAGTATGGACCA AGTCTAGACAGGATAAAATGCAGGCTTCTAGAAGGTACAAATGCTCAAGAAGTCCGGGCTATGGTGCTTGACATGCAAGCGAGATTGTTGCTAGACATGCTTGGCAAGGGGATCGAATCAGCTTTGACAAACCCATCAGCATTGGTTCGAGAGCCATGGCAAGCTTCTGGTGAGACACTGTTTGGCATTGATCCCGAGGCGATGGCCGTTGAACCAGCACTGGTGCCAAGTATCCAG GCATATGTTGATGCGATACTTGATCTGGCCTCCCATTTCATTACGCGTTTACGGCGCTATGCAAGCTTCTGCCGTACATTGGCTAGTCATGCTGTTACTGCAGGTACAGGTGGGAGTAGGAGTATGGTGACTAGTCCTACTCAAAGTGCTTCATCTCCTGCGACTTCTCAGG GTGCTCAGGGTGGTACTGCAAGTTCCACTGGGAGCACTCAGATGCAAGCTTGGGTGCAAGGAGCTATAGCAAAAATTAGTAGTACGGCCGACAGTGTTCCTAGTTCAGCCCCAAATCCCATCACTGGTCCTTCTACATTTATGCCCATAAGTATTAACACAGGCACTTTCCCGGGAACTCCGGCTGTTAGACTTATAGGGGACTGCCATTTTCTTCATCGGTTGTGTCAACTTTTGCATTTCTGTTTTTTCTTCCGTGGAACTCAATTACCACGTTTTATGGGGGCTGCTCAAAGGAATGCTGACTCTTCAATGCAAAAACCTCAGCCCAGTCTTCCAGGCAAAGCAGAGGATTCTGGTGCAAAACCAACGCCGGGTGGTCAGGTTGGGACAGGAGCTAAGGTGTCTGAAGAAGGTCCATCTAAACGGTCTAGGATTGGTTCTGGCAATGCTGGTCAAGGATACACATATGAGGAG GAGAGATAA
- the LOC132045457 gene encoding mediator of RNA polymerase II transcription subunit 16 isoform X1: MQMNNQQQPPVVIKDSEEADSSSVITTTTTTNSLEPSNKEPEEDDHTAAIVATMTEKEVSSIDDDPMEEDSVNPATVFCIRLKQPRSNLLHKMSVPELCRNFSAVAWCGKLNAIACASETCARIPSSNANLPFWIPIHIVIPERPTECTVFNVIADSPRDSVQFIEWSPTSCPRALLIANFHGRITIWTQPSQGSANLVRDASCWQREYEWRQDIAVVTKWLSGVSPYRWLSTRTGGPAKSTFEEKFLSQQPQSPAGWPNFLCVCSVFSSGSVQLHWCEWPPNQKGAPSKWFCTSKGLLGAGPSGIMAADAIITDSGAMHVAGVPIVNPSTVVVWEVTPGPGNGFQATPKTSVSNGVPLSPNPPCWDGFAPLAAYLFSSQEYLLQEAKQGKKLTEQHYSDMVTLHCSPVSNFSAYVSPEAAAQSTATTTWGSGVTAVAFDPTRGGSVIAVVIVEGQYMSPYDPDEGPSITGWRVQRWESSVEDVVLHQIFGNPTSSFGGQAPKQTVWVSKVIKCIPAGNDFKRPPAVGAGPVPNGRNMADSGVEMGKRVSFDPFDLPSDVRTLARIAYSAHGGEIAVAFLRGGVHVFSGPSFTPVDSYHIDVGSAIAAPAFSSTSCCSASVWHDTSRDCTILKIIRVLPPAVPSNQVKANSANWERAIAERFWWSLLVGVDWWDAVGCTQSAAEDGIVALNSVIAVLDADFHSLPSTQHRQQYGPSLDRIKCRLLEGTNAQEVRAMVLDMQARLLLDMLGKGIESALTNPSALVREPWQASGETLFGIDPEAMAVEPALVPSIQAYVDAILDLASHFITRLRRYASFCRTLASHAVTAGTGGSRSMVTSPTQSASSPATSQGAQGGTASSTGSTQMQAWVQGAIAKISSTADSVPSSAPNPITGPSTFMPISINTGTFPGTPAVRLIGDCHFLHRLCQLLHFCFFFRGTQLPRFMGAAQRNADSSMQKPQPSLPGKAEDSGAKPTPGGQVGTGAKVSEEGPSKRSRIGSGNAGQGYTYEEVRVLFLILMDLCRRTAGLAHPLPVSQVGSSNIQVRLHYIDGNYTVLPEVVEASLGPHMQNMPRPRGADAAGLLLRELELHPPAEEWHRRNMFGGPWSDSEDMGGVDDNSKLSPSGDLTERNSSEYCDVYYGAHGLWPRKRRMSERDAAFGLNTSVGLGAYLGIMGSRRDVVTAIWKTGLEGVWFKCIRCLRQTSAFASPGGNPSTTQNEKEVWWISRWAYGCPMCGGTWVRVV, translated from the exons ATGCAAatgaacaatcaacaacaaccacctgTTGTTATAAAAGACTCTGAAGAGGCAGATTCTTCTTCtgttattactactactactactactaattcTCTAGAACCTTCTAATAAGGAACCGGAAGAAGACGATCATACGGCTGCAATTGTGGCGACGATGACAGAGAAGGAGGTTTCGTCTATCGATGATGATCCGATGGAGGAGGATTCTGTTAATCCAGCTACTGTATTTTGTATCAGGCTTAAACAACCTAGGTCTAATTTGCTTCATAAAATGAGTGTTCCCGAACTTTGCCGCAATTTCAG TGCTGTTGCATGGTGTGGAAAGCTAAATGCAATAGCTTGTGCGTCCGAAACATGTGCAAGGATTCCAAG TTCAAATGCAAATCTACCTTTCTGGATCCCTATACATATAGTCATTCCAGAGCGACCAACTGAGTGCACCGTGTTCAATGTTATAGCAG ATTCCCCTCGTGATTCCGTCCAATTCATTGAATGGTCTCCTACTTCGTGTCCGCGTGCACTGCTTATAGCTAACTTTCATGGGAGAATAACAATCTGGACTCAGCCTTCTCAA GGTTCAGCTAATCTGGTACGAGATGCTAGTTGTTGGCAGCGAGAGTACGAATGGCGTCAAGATATTGCAGTTGTTACAAAGTGGTTATCAGGAGTTTCTCCG TATAGGTGGCTTTCAACAAGAACCGGTGGTCCCGCTAAGTCAACGTTTGAGGAGAAATTCCTTTCACAGCAACCACAATCTCCAG CTGGCTGGCCAAATTTTCTGTGTGTATGCTCTGTCTTCTCATCAGGATCTGTTCAGCTCCACTGGTGTGAATGGCCACCTAATCAGAAGGGTGCACCATCAAAGTGGTTTTGCACAAGCAAAGGGCTATTGGGAGCTGGTCCTAGTGGCATCATGGCTGCTGATGCTATCATAACAGACTCTGGAGCAATGCATGTTGCTGGAGTTCCCATTGTCAATCCATCAACCGTTGTCGTCTGGGAGGTGACACCTGGCCCTGGTAATGGATTTCAAGCAACTCCGAAGACTAGTGTGAGCAATGGGGTTCCACTGTCGCCTAATCCACCTTGTTGGGATGGATTCGCCCCTTTAGCTGCATATTTGTTTAGCTCGCAGGAGTATTTGTTACAAGAGGCTAAGCAAGGCAAAAAACTAACTGAACAACATTACAGTGACATGGTGACTCTTCATTGTTCACCAGTTTCCAACTTTTCTGCATATGTTAGTCCTGAAGCTGCAGCTCAATCCACAGCCACCACGACATGGGGTTCTGGTGTTACTGCAGTTGCTTTTGATCCGACCCGTGGTGGTTCTGTGATAGCTGTTGTGATTGTTGAGG gacAATACATGTCGCCTTATGATCCTGATGAAGGCCCTTCAATCACAGGATGGAGGGTTCAACGTTGGGAATCATCTGTGGAGGATGTTGTCCTCCACCAAATATTTGGAAATCCCACGTCCAGCTTTGGTGGCCAGGCACCAAAACAGACAGTATGGGTGAGTAAAGTAATTAAATGTATCCCAGCAGGAAATGATTTTAAGAGACCCCCAGCAGTGGGAGCCGGACCAGTTCCTAATGGAAGAAACATGGCTGACTCTGGTGTTGAGATGGGAAAGAGGGTCAGTTTTGATCCCTTTGATCTTCCAAGTGATGTTAGAACCCTTGCCCGTATTGCGTATTCTGCTCATGGTGGTGAGATAGCTGTCGCTTTTCTACGAGGCGGCGTTCATGTATTCTCAGGTCCAAGCTTCACCCCTGTTGATAGCTACCATATTGATGTTGGATCTGCCATTGCTGCTCCGGCCTTCTCTTCAACGAGTTGCTGCTCAGCTTCTGTTTGGCATGATACCAGCAGAGATTGTACGATATTGAAGATTATTCGAGTTCTTCCTCCTGCTGTTCCAAGTAATCAGGTGAAAGCCAACTCTGCGAATTGGGAACGTGCAATTGCTGAGAG ATTTTGGTGGAGTCTTTTGGTTGGAGTTGATTGGTGGGATGCTGTGGGATGCACACAAAGTGCTGCGGAGGATGGTATTG TTGCTTTGAACAGTGTCATTGCTGTACTGGATGCAGATTTCCATTCCCTTCCTTCAACTCAGCATAGACAGCAGTATGGACCA AGTCTAGACAGGATAAAATGCAGGCTTCTAGAAGGTACAAATGCTCAAGAAGTCCGGGCTATGGTGCTTGACATGCAAGCGAGATTGTTGCTAGACATGCTTGGCAAGGGGATCGAATCAGCTTTGACAAACCCATCAGCATTGGTTCGAGAGCCATGGCAAGCTTCTGGTGAGACACTGTTTGGCATTGATCCCGAGGCGATGGCCGTTGAACCAGCACTGGTGCCAAGTATCCAG GCATATGTTGATGCGATACTTGATCTGGCCTCCCATTTCATTACGCGTTTACGGCGCTATGCAAGCTTCTGCCGTACATTGGCTAGTCATGCTGTTACTGCAGGTACAGGTGGGAGTAGGAGTATGGTGACTAGTCCTACTCAAAGTGCTTCATCTCCTGCGACTTCTCAGG GTGCTCAGGGTGGTACTGCAAGTTCCACTGGGAGCACTCAGATGCAAGCTTGGGTGCAAGGAGCTATAGCAAAAATTAGTAGTACGGCCGACAGTGTTCCTAGTTCAGCCCCAAATCCCATCACTGGTCCTTCTACATTTATGCCCATAAGTATTAACACAGGCACTTTCCCGGGAACTCCGGCTGTTAGACTTATAGGGGACTGCCATTTTCTTCATCGGTTGTGTCAACTTTTGCATTTCTGTTTTTTCTTCCGTGGAACTCAATTACCACGTTTTATGGGGGCTGCTCAAAGGAATGCTGACTCTTCAATGCAAAAACCTCAGCCCAGTCTTCCAGGCAAAGCAGAGGATTCTGGTGCAAAACCAACGCCGGGTGGTCAGGTTGGGACAGGAGCTAAGGTGTCTGAAGAAGGTCCATCTAAACGGTCTAGGATTGGTTCTGGCAATGCTGGTCAAGGATACACATATGAGGAG GTGAGGGTCCTCTTTCTTATTCTAATGGATCTTTGTCGCCGGACTGCTGGTTTGGCACATCCGTTGCCAGTTTCTCAGGTTGGCAGCAGCAACATTCAGGTCCGCCTTCATTATATTGATGGGAACTATACTGTATTGCCGGAAGTAGTTGAAGCTTCCCTCGGACCTCACATGCAG AATATGCCTCGCCCTAGAGGTGCAGATGCTGCAGGGCTGCTGTTGCGTGAGTTAGAACTCCATCCACCTGCTGAGGAATGGCACAGGAGAAATATGTTTGGTGGACCTTGGTCTGATTCAGAAGATATGGGTGGCGTGGATGATAACTCTAAGCTTAGCCCATCGGGGGATTTGACAGAGCGCAACTCATCAGAATATTGTGACGTATATTATGGAGCTCATGGTTTGTGGCCCAGGAAACGCAGGATGTCTGAACGAGATGCTGCTTTTGGGTTGAACACTTCAGTGGGTCTGGGTGCATATCTTGGTATAATGGGATCTCGAAGAGATGTTGTGACAGCTATTTGGAAGACTGGGCTTGAAGGAGTTTGGTTTAAG
- the LOC132045457 gene encoding mediator of RNA polymerase II transcription subunit 16 isoform X2 yields the protein MLVVGSESTNGVKILQLLQSGYQEFLRWLSTRTGGPAKSTFEEKFLSQQPQSPAGWPNFLCVCSVFSSGSVQLHWCEWPPNQKGAPSKWFCTSKGLLGAGPSGIMAADAIITDSGAMHVAGVPIVNPSTVVVWEVTPGPGNGFQATPKTSVSNGVPLSPNPPCWDGFAPLAAYLFSSQEYLLQEAKQGKKLTEQHYSDMVTLHCSPVSNFSAYVSPEAAAQSTATTTWGSGVTAVAFDPTRGGSVIAVVIVEGQYMSPYDPDEGPSITGWRVQRWESSVEDVVLHQIFGNPTSSFGGQAPKQTVWVSKVIKCIPAGNDFKRPPAVGAGPVPNGRNMADSGVEMGKRVSFDPFDLPSDVRTLARIAYSAHGGEIAVAFLRGGVHVFSGPSFTPVDSYHIDVGSAIAAPAFSSTSCCSASVWHDTSRDCTILKIIRVLPPAVPSNQVKANSANWERAIAERFWWSLLVGVDWWDAVGCTQSAAEDGIVALNSVIAVLDADFHSLPSTQHRQQYGPSLDRIKCRLLEGTNAQEVRAMVLDMQARLLLDMLGKGIESALTNPSALVREPWQASGETLFGIDPEAMAVEPALVPSIQAYVDAILDLASHFITRLRRYASFCRTLASHAVTAGTGGSRSMVTSPTQSASSPATSQGAQGGTASSTGSTQMQAWVQGAIAKISSTADSVPSSAPNPITGPSTFMPISINTGTFPGTPAVRLIGDCHFLHRLCQLLHFCFFFRGTQLPRFMGAAQRNADSSMQKPQPSLPGKAEDSGAKPTPGGQVGTGAKVSEEGPSKRSRIGSGNAGQGYTYEEVRVLFLILMDLCRRTAGLAHPLPVSQVGSSNIQVRLHYIDGNYTVLPEVVEASLGPHMQNMPRPRGADAAGLLLRELELHPPAEEWHRRNMFGGPWSDSEDMGGVDDNSKLSPSGDLTERNSSEYCDVYYGAHGLWPRKRRMSERDAAFGLNTSVGLGAYLGIMGSRRDVVTAIWKTGLEGVWFKCIRCLRQTSAFASPGGNPSTTQNEKEVWWISRWAYGCPMCGGTWVRVV from the exons ATGCTAGTTGTTGGCAGCGAGAGTACGAATGGCGTCAAGATATTGCAGTTGTTACAAAGTGGTTATCAGGAGTTTCTCCG GTGGCTTTCAACAAGAACCGGTGGTCCCGCTAAGTCAACGTTTGAGGAGAAATTCCTTTCACAGCAACCACAATCTCCAG CTGGCTGGCCAAATTTTCTGTGTGTATGCTCTGTCTTCTCATCAGGATCTGTTCAGCTCCACTGGTGTGAATGGCCACCTAATCAGAAGGGTGCACCATCAAAGTGGTTTTGCACAAGCAAAGGGCTATTGGGAGCTGGTCCTAGTGGCATCATGGCTGCTGATGCTATCATAACAGACTCTGGAGCAATGCATGTTGCTGGAGTTCCCATTGTCAATCCATCAACCGTTGTCGTCTGGGAGGTGACACCTGGCCCTGGTAATGGATTTCAAGCAACTCCGAAGACTAGTGTGAGCAATGGGGTTCCACTGTCGCCTAATCCACCTTGTTGGGATGGATTCGCCCCTTTAGCTGCATATTTGTTTAGCTCGCAGGAGTATTTGTTACAAGAGGCTAAGCAAGGCAAAAAACTAACTGAACAACATTACAGTGACATGGTGACTCTTCATTGTTCACCAGTTTCCAACTTTTCTGCATATGTTAGTCCTGAAGCTGCAGCTCAATCCACAGCCACCACGACATGGGGTTCTGGTGTTACTGCAGTTGCTTTTGATCCGACCCGTGGTGGTTCTGTGATAGCTGTTGTGATTGTTGAGG gacAATACATGTCGCCTTATGATCCTGATGAAGGCCCTTCAATCACAGGATGGAGGGTTCAACGTTGGGAATCATCTGTGGAGGATGTTGTCCTCCACCAAATATTTGGAAATCCCACGTCCAGCTTTGGTGGCCAGGCACCAAAACAGACAGTATGGGTGAGTAAAGTAATTAAATGTATCCCAGCAGGAAATGATTTTAAGAGACCCCCAGCAGTGGGAGCCGGACCAGTTCCTAATGGAAGAAACATGGCTGACTCTGGTGTTGAGATGGGAAAGAGGGTCAGTTTTGATCCCTTTGATCTTCCAAGTGATGTTAGAACCCTTGCCCGTATTGCGTATTCTGCTCATGGTGGTGAGATAGCTGTCGCTTTTCTACGAGGCGGCGTTCATGTATTCTCAGGTCCAAGCTTCACCCCTGTTGATAGCTACCATATTGATGTTGGATCTGCCATTGCTGCTCCGGCCTTCTCTTCAACGAGTTGCTGCTCAGCTTCTGTTTGGCATGATACCAGCAGAGATTGTACGATATTGAAGATTATTCGAGTTCTTCCTCCTGCTGTTCCAAGTAATCAGGTGAAAGCCAACTCTGCGAATTGGGAACGTGCAATTGCTGAGAG ATTTTGGTGGAGTCTTTTGGTTGGAGTTGATTGGTGGGATGCTGTGGGATGCACACAAAGTGCTGCGGAGGATGGTATTG TTGCTTTGAACAGTGTCATTGCTGTACTGGATGCAGATTTCCATTCCCTTCCTTCAACTCAGCATAGACAGCAGTATGGACCA AGTCTAGACAGGATAAAATGCAGGCTTCTAGAAGGTACAAATGCTCAAGAAGTCCGGGCTATGGTGCTTGACATGCAAGCGAGATTGTTGCTAGACATGCTTGGCAAGGGGATCGAATCAGCTTTGACAAACCCATCAGCATTGGTTCGAGAGCCATGGCAAGCTTCTGGTGAGACACTGTTTGGCATTGATCCCGAGGCGATGGCCGTTGAACCAGCACTGGTGCCAAGTATCCAG GCATATGTTGATGCGATACTTGATCTGGCCTCCCATTTCATTACGCGTTTACGGCGCTATGCAAGCTTCTGCCGTACATTGGCTAGTCATGCTGTTACTGCAGGTACAGGTGGGAGTAGGAGTATGGTGACTAGTCCTACTCAAAGTGCTTCATCTCCTGCGACTTCTCAGG GTGCTCAGGGTGGTACTGCAAGTTCCACTGGGAGCACTCAGATGCAAGCTTGGGTGCAAGGAGCTATAGCAAAAATTAGTAGTACGGCCGACAGTGTTCCTAGTTCAGCCCCAAATCCCATCACTGGTCCTTCTACATTTATGCCCATAAGTATTAACACAGGCACTTTCCCGGGAACTCCGGCTGTTAGACTTATAGGGGACTGCCATTTTCTTCATCGGTTGTGTCAACTTTTGCATTTCTGTTTTTTCTTCCGTGGAACTCAATTACCACGTTTTATGGGGGCTGCTCAAAGGAATGCTGACTCTTCAATGCAAAAACCTCAGCCCAGTCTTCCAGGCAAAGCAGAGGATTCTGGTGCAAAACCAACGCCGGGTGGTCAGGTTGGGACAGGAGCTAAGGTGTCTGAAGAAGGTCCATCTAAACGGTCTAGGATTGGTTCTGGCAATGCTGGTCAAGGATACACATATGAGGAG GTGAGGGTCCTCTTTCTTATTCTAATGGATCTTTGTCGCCGGACTGCTGGTTTGGCACATCCGTTGCCAGTTTCTCAGGTTGGCAGCAGCAACATTCAGGTCCGCCTTCATTATATTGATGGGAACTATACTGTATTGCCGGAAGTAGTTGAAGCTTCCCTCGGACCTCACATGCAG AATATGCCTCGCCCTAGAGGTGCAGATGCTGCAGGGCTGCTGTTGCGTGAGTTAGAACTCCATCCACCTGCTGAGGAATGGCACAGGAGAAATATGTTTGGTGGACCTTGGTCTGATTCAGAAGATATGGGTGGCGTGGATGATAACTCTAAGCTTAGCCCATCGGGGGATTTGACAGAGCGCAACTCATCAGAATATTGTGACGTATATTATGGAGCTCATGGTTTGTGGCCCAGGAAACGCAGGATGTCTGAACGAGATGCTGCTTTTGGGTTGAACACTTCAGTGGGTCTGGGTGCATATCTTGGTATAATGGGATCTCGAAGAGATGTTGTGACAGCTATTTGGAAGACTGGGCTTGAAGGAGTTTGGTTTAAG